The Phoenix dactylifera cultivar Barhee BC4 unplaced genomic scaffold, palm_55x_up_171113_PBpolish2nd_filt_p 000241F, whole genome shotgun sequence genome has a window encoding:
- the LOC103718046 gene encoding uncharacterized protein LOC103718046 isoform X1, which produces MPQLKQKKKKKKKKNLIQGLPAREEEAFSSPSKKSMALASPQHAFLTGNPLSSIPKPTRRSLPPLLLSFRCSMEKESGSSGRSEMKLAKLGIVTLAAGVLTLGSVHDAMAAKSGGRVGGQAFRSAAPRSSGPRINNSRTNVFINPPMAPPLVGGYGYGVPFYGGWGWSPFTFFAPGPSIAVGIGGGFEVFAAFLVLGAIAAVIRRFTGWRDGDEDDY; this is translated from the exons ATGCCACAgttgaaacaaaagaaaaagaaaaagaaaaaaaaaaatctgatacaAGGGCTCCCAGCGAGGGAAGAAGAAGCTTTCTCCTCACCAAGCAAGAAGAGCATGGCTTTAGCCTCCCCTCAACACGCCTTCCTCACAGGCAACCCCCTCTCCTCAATTCCCAAGCCCACAAGGAGGTCGCTTCCGCCCCTACTGCTCTCATTCCGGTGTTCCATGGAAAAGGAATCAGGCTCATCTGG CAGAAGTGAGATGAAGTTGGCCAAACTGGGTATTGTCACGTTGGCGGCTGGTGTGCTCACTCTTGGGTCTGTCCATGATGCCATGGCCGCCAAGTCCGGTGGCAGAGTCGGAGGTCAGGCGTTCCGGTCAGCAGCACCAAGGTCATCAGGCCCGCGAATTAACAATTCAAG GACTAATGTATTCATCAACCCACCAATGGCGCCGCCTCTTGTTGGTGGGTATGGCTATGGGGTACCATTCTACGGTGGATGGGGCTGGTCTCCTTTCACATTCTTTGCACCAGGCCCCAGCATTGCAGTAGGTATTGGAGGAGGGTTTGAAGTATTTGCTGCGTTCTTAGTGCTTGGAGCGATTGCAGCTGTTATCAGAAGATTCACAGGATGGCGAGATGGCGATGAAGATGACTACTGA
- the LOC103718046 gene encoding uncharacterized protein LOC103718046 isoform X2 produces the protein MPQLKQKKKKKKKKNLIQGLPAREEEAFSSPSKKSMALASPQHAFLTGNPLSSIPKPTRRSLPPLLLSFRCSMEKESGSSGSEMKLAKLGIVTLAAGVLTLGSVHDAMAAKSGGRVGGQAFRSAAPRSSGPRINNSRTNVFINPPMAPPLVGGYGYGVPFYGGWGWSPFTFFAPGPSIAVGIGGGFEVFAAFLVLGAIAAVIRRFTGWRDGDEDDY, from the exons ATGCCACAgttgaaacaaaagaaaaagaaaaagaaaaaaaaaaatctgatacaAGGGCTCCCAGCGAGGGAAGAAGAAGCTTTCTCCTCACCAAGCAAGAAGAGCATGGCTTTAGCCTCCCCTCAACACGCCTTCCTCACAGGCAACCCCCTCTCCTCAATTCCCAAGCCCACAAGGAGGTCGCTTCCGCCCCTACTGCTCTCATTCCGGTGTTCCATGGAAAAGGAATCAGGCTCATCTGG AAGTGAGATGAAGTTGGCCAAACTGGGTATTGTCACGTTGGCGGCTGGTGTGCTCACTCTTGGGTCTGTCCATGATGCCATGGCCGCCAAGTCCGGTGGCAGAGTCGGAGGTCAGGCGTTCCGGTCAGCAGCACCAAGGTCATCAGGCCCGCGAATTAACAATTCAAG GACTAATGTATTCATCAACCCACCAATGGCGCCGCCTCTTGTTGGTGGGTATGGCTATGGGGTACCATTCTACGGTGGATGGGGCTGGTCTCCTTTCACATTCTTTGCACCAGGCCCCAGCATTGCAGTAGGTATTGGAGGAGGGTTTGAAGTATTTGCTGCGTTCTTAGTGCTTGGAGCGATTGCAGCTGTTATCAGAAGATTCACAGGATGGCGAGATGGCGATGAAGATGACTACTGA